In Monodelphis domestica isolate mMonDom1 chromosome 3, mMonDom1.pri, whole genome shotgun sequence, the following proteins share a genomic window:
- the UQCR11 gene encoding cytochrome b-c1 complex subunit 10 has product MLSKLLGQRYKELVKYWLPTAGTWGAVGAVGLVWATDWRLILDWVPYINGKFKKDS; this is encoded by the exons ATGCTGAGCAAGTTACTGGGACAACGCTACAAGGAGCTGGTCAAGTACTG gCTTCCCACAGCAGGCACATGGGGTGCTGTTGGTGCTGTGGGGCTAGTTTGGGCCACTGACTGGCGTCTGATTCTGGATTGGGTGCCATACATCAATGGCAAATTTAAGAAAGACAGTTAA